A window of the Halopseudomonas phragmitis genome harbors these coding sequences:
- the trhP gene encoding prephenate-dependent tRNA uridine(34) hydroxylase TrhP has product MPQTPELLAPAGTLQAMRYAFAYGADAVYAGQPRYSLRVRENDFHDPEVMAAAIGEAQALGKRFYLASNIAAHNSKVATYLRDLEPVVAMGPDALIMSDPGLIMLVRERWPELPVHLSVQANAVNWATVKFWQDQGIERVILSRELSLEEVAEIREKCPDVGLEVFVHGALCIAYSGRCLLSGYFNHRDANQGACTNACRWQYEVQPAEETAEGNYQPAGGAHIITQTGKPDEPMAIEEDEHGTYIMNSKDLRAVQHVQRFVEMGIDSLKIEGRTKTHFYVARTVQAYRKAIDDAVAGKPFDLALMDDLESLSNRGYTEGFYRRHPPGVYQNYEHGASRMTRHQFVGEALRRDGDWLHVAVKNRFQLGDQLELMTPSGNLSFTLEALRNTQGQAIEVAPGNGHEVQIPCPPQLDPAFALLLRYLPAA; this is encoded by the coding sequence ATGCCCCAGACCCCCGAACTGCTGGCCCCGGCCGGCACCCTGCAGGCCATGCGCTATGCCTTCGCCTACGGCGCCGATGCGGTCTACGCCGGTCAGCCACGTTACAGCCTGCGCGTGCGCGAGAACGACTTTCACGACCCCGAGGTGATGGCTGCGGCGATTGGCGAAGCCCAGGCACTGGGCAAGCGTTTCTACCTGGCCAGCAACATCGCTGCGCACAACAGCAAGGTAGCCACCTATCTGCGGGACCTGGAACCAGTGGTAGCGATGGGCCCGGATGCGCTGATCATGTCCGACCCCGGGCTGATCATGCTGGTGCGCGAGCGCTGGCCCGAACTGCCGGTTCACCTGTCGGTGCAGGCCAATGCCGTGAACTGGGCCACGGTGAAGTTCTGGCAGGATCAGGGCATCGAGCGGGTAATCCTGTCACGCGAGCTGTCACTGGAAGAAGTGGCCGAGATCCGTGAAAAATGCCCGGATGTCGGGCTGGAGGTGTTCGTTCACGGCGCGCTGTGTATCGCCTACTCCGGGCGTTGCCTGCTGTCCGGCTACTTCAATCACCGCGACGCCAACCAGGGCGCCTGCACCAATGCCTGCCGCTGGCAGTACGAGGTCCAGCCGGCCGAGGAAACCGCCGAGGGCAATTACCAGCCAGCGGGCGGCGCCCACATCATCACCCAGACCGGCAAGCCGGATGAGCCGATGGCCATCGAAGAGGATGAGCACGGCACCTACATCATGAACTCCAAGGACCTGCGCGCCGTGCAGCATGTGCAGCGGTTTGTCGAGATGGGTATCGACTCGCTGAAGATCGAGGGCCGGACCAAGACCCATTTCTATGTTGCCCGCACCGTACAGGCCTATCGCAAGGCGATCGACGATGCGGTGGCCGGCAAACCCTTCGACCTGGCGCTGATGGATGATCTGGAGAGCCTGTCCAACCGGGGTTACACCGAAGGTTTCTACCGTCGTCATCCACCGGGGGTATACCAAAACTATGAGCATGGCGCCTCGCGCATGACCCGCCACCAGTTTGTCGGCGAGGCCCTGCGACGCGATGGCGACTGGCTGCACGTGGCGGTCAAGAACCGCTTCCAGTTGGGCGACCAACTGGAGCTGATGACCCCATCGGGCAATCTCAGCTTTACTCTGGAGGCACTGCGCAACACCCAAGGCCAGGCCATCGAGGTAGCGCCGGGCAATGGTCATGAGGTGCAGATCCCCTGCCCGCCTCAGCTGGATCCGGCCTTTGCTCTGCTGCTGCGCTATTTGCCGGCAGCCTGA
- a CDS encoding cyclase family protein, translated as MRWKHRPEGSNWGEFGPDDELGRLNLLTPDKVLQGVAEVREGRSFCLSLPLDYPGGNALNRLRHPPRRFTSGRGDKLNYNFELQRINPAFTDVVSDDAVLLYTQYSTQWDALSHVGALFDADGDGVAEPLYYNGWRAGEHIRGPAGHEDALEGVNAERLGIEKMAETAVSGRALLIDLQKHCGHERVLVDHARLQQIMLADGVVVEPGDMVCLYTGFADVVLGMGRQPDAKTLENSCAVLDGRDPALLQWISDSGLSVLIADNYAVEAYPARDGGSCCAALPLHEHCLFKLGIHLGELWYLTELAHYLRQSGRYRFLLSAPPLRLPGAVGSPVSPVALV; from the coding sequence ATGCGCTGGAAACACCGTCCAGAAGGCTCGAACTGGGGTGAGTTTGGCCCCGATGACGAACTCGGCCGGCTCAACCTGCTGACCCCGGACAAGGTCTTGCAGGGTGTGGCCGAGGTGCGCGAAGGGCGCAGCTTCTGCCTGAGCCTGCCGCTCGACTATCCCGGCGGCAACGCGCTCAACCGCCTGCGTCATCCACCCCGGCGCTTTACCTCTGGGCGTGGCGACAAGCTCAATTACAACTTCGAATTGCAGCGCATCAACCCGGCGTTCACCGATGTGGTCAGCGATGATGCGGTGCTGCTGTATACCCAGTATTCAACCCAGTGGGATGCGCTGTCGCATGTCGGTGCGCTGTTCGATGCCGACGGTGATGGTGTGGCCGAGCCGCTGTATTACAACGGCTGGCGCGCCGGCGAGCATATTCGTGGGCCGGCCGGGCATGAGGATGCGCTGGAAGGGGTGAATGCCGAGCGTCTCGGCATCGAGAAAATGGCCGAAACCGCGGTCAGTGGCCGGGCGTTGCTGATCGATCTGCAGAAGCACTGTGGCCACGAGCGGGTACTGGTCGATCATGCCCGCCTGCAGCAGATCATGCTGGCCGATGGCGTAGTGGTTGAGCCGGGCGATATGGTTTGCCTGTATACCGGCTTTGCCGATGTGGTACTGGGCATGGGCAGGCAGCCGGACGCCAAGACCCTGGAAAACAGCTGCGCGGTGCTCGATGGCCGCGATCCAGCGCTGTTGCAGTGGATCAGCGACAGCGGTCTGAGTGTGCTGATTGCCGACAACTACGCGGTCGAGGCCTACCCGGCGCGCGATGGCGGCAGTTGCTGCGCAGCCTTGCCACTGCATGAGCACTGCCTGTTCAAGCTGGGTATCCATCTGGGCGAGCTGTGGTATCTGACCGAGCTGGCGCATTACCTGCGCCAGTCCGGCCGTTATCGTTTCCTGCTCAGCGCACCGCCACTGCGCTTGCCCGGCGCGGTTGGCTCGCCGGTGTCGCCAGTGGCGCTGGTCTGA
- a CDS encoding methyl-accepting chemotaxis protein produces the protein MSLRSHSMSLSAAERHWLPWTGSSGKLAMGWACRLNNNRYAQLEEIFESIASTRVRLLQQWCENQWSGLQGIAEALLAEPEQIDTQQLRQLSEKLPDANELFVLDAQGQALYSSANDLPAALDPHAVQTGLRQRLLHGPYIDPRTLTLGPSSSSFHDAVTLMFFLPLPQGGCLCARVPNDVLGDLIQREAGHIYPESGDNYIFMVESRFDPGIEPGRALSRSRFEDSTFSHGDNLKDGIRTAWGTVRVNAHTEFEIRFTDPATGQLHPGVRETIRNGSNLFVTYPGYSDYRHIPVIGKGVTFSLPGSPDRWGMMCEADLQEVYRYRSLSYTLMRQFLLILLLLAGTQAALALVGAGPLLAIAGNALAMGASALWFWQRGTRRLARRMGRMTEIIRTIAEGEGNLSQRMDTSRLVADETGELGRWVNSFIDNLDTIVGRVKRASRHALRNSEQMLARNEQASTTAETVTGDIQQMLRMIETQLQTLDDASQTAAQMKANMASVVDSARQRLDTLSSGTRKIRDIVATSANSVQVLDQRSADIAGRVSLITDITSQTNLLALNAAIEAARAGEHGRGFAVVADEVRALAARTAHAAAEISQGINAIHEATREAVNLMEQGVADVDLQLQEASTASDDNDLLYRNVEELFEVIALMDSHSKEHGRQADRVAQTSSSMARVIRTLRSSSAQVRETAERLNQLSDSFQVSDDQTARRLRPAPLATPASQPRRASAVAVR, from the coding sequence ATGTCTTTACGTAGCCATTCAATGAGCCTGAGTGCAGCCGAACGCCACTGGCTGCCCTGGACCGGCAGCAGCGGCAAACTGGCCATGGGCTGGGCCTGCCGCCTCAACAACAACCGTTATGCCCAGCTCGAAGAGATCTTCGAAAGCATTGCCAGCACTCGGGTCCGACTGCTGCAGCAATGGTGTGAAAACCAGTGGTCGGGGCTGCAAGGCATTGCCGAAGCCCTGCTGGCCGAGCCCGAACAGATCGACACCCAGCAACTGCGCCAGTTGAGCGAAAAACTGCCGGATGCCAACGAACTGTTCGTACTCGACGCCCAGGGCCAGGCGCTCTACAGCAGCGCCAACGACCTACCGGCTGCGCTGGATCCACATGCGGTACAGACCGGGTTGCGTCAGCGCCTGCTGCACGGCCCGTATATCGACCCACGGACCCTGACGCTGGGGCCATCCAGCTCCAGCTTTCATGATGCCGTGACCCTGATGTTCTTTCTGCCGTTGCCCCAGGGCGGCTGCCTTTGCGCCCGGGTGCCCAACGACGTGCTCGGCGATCTGATCCAGCGCGAAGCCGGACACATTTATCCCGAATCCGGCGACAACTACATCTTCATGGTCGAGTCGCGCTTCGACCCTGGCATTGAGCCAGGCCGGGCACTGTCGCGCTCGCGCTTTGAAGACAGCACCTTCAGTCACGGCGACAACCTCAAGGACGGTATCCGCACCGCCTGGGGTACGGTACGGGTCAACGCACATACCGAGTTCGAGATTCGCTTCACCGATCCGGCCACCGGCCAGTTGCACCCCGGAGTGCGGGAAACCATCCGCAACGGCAGCAACCTGTTCGTTACCTACCCCGGTTACTCCGACTACCGGCATATTCCGGTGATCGGCAAGGGGGTGACCTTCAGCCTGCCGGGCTCGCCCGATCGCTGGGGCATGATGTGCGAGGCCGACCTGCAAGAGGTGTATCGCTACCGCTCGCTCAGCTACACCCTGATGCGTCAGTTCCTGCTGATTCTGCTGCTGCTCGCCGGCACTCAGGCTGCACTGGCCCTGGTTGGTGCCGGGCCACTGCTCGCCATAGCCGGCAATGCGCTGGCGATGGGCGCCTCAGCGCTCTGGTTCTGGCAGCGTGGCACCCGCCGGCTGGCCCGACGCATGGGCCGGATGACCGAAATCATCCGCACCATTGCCGAGGGCGAAGGCAACCTCAGCCAGCGTATGGACACCAGCCGTCTGGTAGCGGACGAAACCGGTGAACTGGGACGCTGGGTCAACAGCTTCATCGACAACCTCGACACCATCGTCGGTCGGGTCAAGCGCGCCAGCCGCCATGCCCTGCGCAACAGCGAACAGATGCTCGCGCGCAATGAGCAGGCCAGCACTACCGCCGAGACCGTCACCGGCGATATCCAGCAGATGTTGCGGATGATCGAAACCCAGTTGCAGACGCTCGACGACGCCTCGCAAACCGCCGCGCAGATGAAAGCCAACATGGCCAGCGTGGTCGACTCGGCGCGCCAGCGCCTCGACACTCTGAGCAGTGGTACCCGCAAGATCCGCGATATCGTCGCAACCTCGGCCAACAGCGTGCAGGTGCTGGACCAGCGCTCGGCCGACATCGCCGGCCGGGTTTCGCTGATCACCGATATCACCAGCCAGACCAACCTGCTGGCCCTCAATGCCGCGATCGAGGCCGCCCGGGCCGGTGAGCATGGCCGGGGGTTTGCCGTGGTCGCCGACGAGGTGCGAGCCCTGGCGGCCCGCACCGCCCATGCGGCTGCGGAAATCAGCCAGGGCATCAACGCCATCCACGAAGCCACCCGCGAGGCGGTCAATCTGATGGAACAGGGCGTGGCCGATGTCGATCTGCAACTGCAGGAGGCCAGCACCGCCTCGGATGACAACGACCTGCTCTATCGCAACGTCGAGGAGCTGTTCGAGGTGATCGCCCTGATGGACAGTCACAGCAAGGAGCACGGTCGCCAGGCCGACCGGGTCGCCCAGACCAGCAGCTCGATGGCCCGGGTAATCCGCACACTGCGCAGCAGCTCAGCCCAGGTCCGGGAAACCGCCGAGCGCCTGAATCAGTTGTCCGACAGTTTCCAGGTCAGTGACGACCAAACCGCCCGGCGGCTCAGACCAGCGCCACTGGCGACACCGGCGAGCCAACCGCGCCGGGCAAGCGCAGTGGCGGTGCGCTGA
- a CDS encoding TRAP transporter permease, giving the protein MSEQQEALRNPLTGLLLRIVAVLTAALAIYHIFNFGALTGYTMLTGEYIYGLLAMMLPMVYIAIPAGRGRRIKSVPWYDWVMALASGLCCIFFIANQAVSVDEGWEYAAPQYVVYVSLVLWALALEATRRCGGWPIFVVVFLASVFPIFAGKLPDSFAGISTPIDLVAIYHTNSDESLLGIPSQAFANLVIGFLLFGIALQRTGGGKFFIDLAFALLGKVRGGPAKVSIFSSGLMGSMSGSVVTNVLTTGPLSIPAMRKVGFSKPYAAGVETCASTGGVLMPPVMGATAFVMATFLDIPYGEIALAAAIPSALYFFGLFVQIDFYSARNKLKGLPAIDLPRVRDTLKEGWHYIFVFAFLIWMLLFMKQEAIAPFYATALLIVINQLRKHSRWRWKDFKDFAESCGALFAELTGLMAGVGLIMGALAVSGMSGTIANDLLFIAGGDMFVLLLMGALTSFILGIGMPVTAAYIFLAIALAPALINGGMNPMAVHMFILYWGMLSFITPPVAIGAFAAASVAGSSPMKTSFVSMQMGSIIYFIPFFFVLEPALLLQGDGSDILLAISCAVGGILLVAGGLQGYLPWLGDLSQRGLLHWPLRLLFICGGLLLAMPHNPFLALSEMQLFILSFATIAGAVLLTLAHRTLRPAA; this is encoded by the coding sequence ATGTCAGAACAACAAGAAGCCCTGCGCAACCCCTTGACCGGACTGTTGCTGCGCATCGTTGCGGTATTGACCGCAGCATTGGCGATCTACCATATCTTCAACTTCGGCGCGCTGACCGGTTACACCATGCTGACCGGCGAATACATCTACGGCCTGCTGGCAATGATGCTGCCGATGGTTTACATCGCCATCCCGGCCGGGCGTGGCCGGCGGATCAAGTCGGTGCCCTGGTACGATTGGGTGATGGCACTGGCCAGCGGCCTGTGCTGCATTTTCTTCATCGCCAATCAGGCGGTGTCAGTCGATGAGGGCTGGGAATACGCGGCGCCGCAGTATGTGGTCTATGTCAGCCTGGTGCTGTGGGCTCTGGCCCTGGAAGCCACCCGCCGCTGCGGCGGCTGGCCGATCTTCGTGGTGGTGTTTCTGGCTTCGGTTTTCCCGATCTTCGCCGGCAAGCTGCCGGACAGCTTCGCCGGGATCTCGACCCCAATCGATCTGGTGGCGATCTACCACACCAACAGCGATGAAAGTCTGCTCGGCATTCCCTCGCAGGCGTTCGCCAATCTGGTGATCGGCTTTTTGCTGTTCGGCATCGCTCTGCAGCGCACCGGCGGTGGCAAGTTCTTCATCGATCTGGCCTTTGCCCTGCTCGGCAAGGTCCGTGGCGGTCCGGCCAAGGTTTCGATTTTCTCCAGCGGCCTGATGGGCTCGATGTCAGGTAGCGTGGTGACCAACGTACTGACCACCGGCCCGCTGTCGATTCCGGCGATGCGCAAGGTCGGCTTCTCCAAGCCCTATGCCGCCGGGGTGGAAACCTGCGCCTCGACCGGCGGGGTACTGATGCCACCGGTAATGGGCGCCACCGCGTTCGTTATGGCGACCTTCCTCGACATTCCCTACGGTGAAATCGCCCTGGCCGCGGCGATTCCTTCGGCGCTGTATTTCTTCGGCCTGTTCGTACAGATCGATTTCTACTCGGCGCGCAACAAGCTCAAGGGCCTGCCGGCCATCGACCTGCCGCGCGTGCGCGACACCCTCAAGGAGGGCTGGCACTACATTTTCGTATTCGCCTTCCTGATCTGGATGCTGCTGTTCATGAAGCAGGAAGCGATTGCGCCCTTCTACGCCACCGCGCTGCTGATCGTGATCAACCAGTTGCGCAAACACAGCCGCTGGCGCTGGAAGGACTTCAAGGACTTTGCCGAGTCCTGCGGTGCGCTGTTTGCCGAGCTGACCGGGCTGATGGCCGGGGTCGGCCTGATCATGGGCGCGCTGGCGGTGTCGGGGATGTCCGGCACCATCGCCAACGACCTGCTGTTCATCGCCGGCGGCGACATGTTCGTGCTGCTGCTGATGGGCGCGCTGACCAGCTTCATCCTAGGCATCGGCATGCCGGTCACCGCAGCCTACATCTTCCTGGCCATTGCCCTGGCACCGGCGCTGATCAACGGCGGCATGAACCCGATGGCGGTGCACATGTTCATCCTCTACTGGGGCATGCTCAGCTTCATCACCCCGCCGGTGGCGATCGGTGCCTTTGCTGCTGCCTCGGTGGCTGGCTCCAGCCCGATGAAGACCAGTTTCGTGTCGATGCAGATGGGCAGCATCATCTACTTCATCCCGTTCTTCTTCGTGCTGGAGCCAGCGCTGCTGCTGCAGGGTGATGGCAGCGATATTCTGCTGGCGATCAGTTGCGCGGTGGGCGGTATTTTGTTGGTCGCCGGCGGCCTGCAGGGTTACCTGCCATGGCTTGGCGACCTGAGTCAGCGCGGGCTGCTGCACTGGCCGTTACGCCTGCTGTTCATCTGCGGCGGGCTGCTGCTGGCAATGCCGCACAACCCGTTCCTGGCCTTGAGCGAAATGCAGTTGTTCATTCTGTCATTCGCCACCATTGCCGGGGCGGTGCTGCTGACCCTGGCGCATCGAACGTTAAGGCCCGCCGCTTAA
- a CDS encoding TAXI family TRAP transporter solute-binding subunit → MRTRLRSFVGALALTLGLPAAASEHSDLPRVMVWTAYGTGAAGYAQAAALGGMLKHEVGSNIRILPGRNDVSRMIPLKTGRADYCLCGIASYFGQEGIFLFNKPDWGPQPIRMVLASQGTQSFGLAAAADTGLTLPSELRNQRIIFIRGADSINMITSAILAYAGLSWQDVRRVDAAGTNEAIEMLINGHADVMPMSTRTPLMERIAASPRGISWLHMPNETETDKAAWARAQQVIPYYTPQIETRGAGVSEANPWHGGGYALPILVTNASRNANEIYALTKFIDQHYDHFKDLAPGAEGWALDRQVFDWVMPYHEGAVRYFREAGVWSDEYEAHNQSLLRRQEILMAAWQEQLAAGETENFQMSWMQRRAKALTEAGFDPGFRR, encoded by the coding sequence ATGCGCACACGCCTACGTAGTTTTGTCGGCGCACTGGCTCTGACGCTCGGTTTACCGGCGGCGGCTTCGGAGCATTCCGATCTGCCCCGCGTCATGGTCTGGACCGCCTATGGCACCGGCGCTGCCGGTTACGCCCAGGCTGCCGCTCTCGGTGGCATGCTCAAGCACGAGGTCGGCAGCAATATCCGCATTCTCCCCGGTCGCAACGATGTGTCACGGATGATCCCGCTGAAAACCGGTCGAGCCGATTACTGTCTGTGCGGCATCGCCAGCTATTTCGGCCAGGAAGGCATCTTCCTGTTCAACAAACCCGACTGGGGCCCGCAGCCGATCCGCATGGTGCTGGCGTCCCAGGGTACCCAGAGTTTTGGCCTGGCTGCCGCAGCCGATACCGGCCTGACCTTGCCTTCCGAGCTGCGTAACCAGCGCATCATCTTCATTCGCGGTGCTGACTCGATCAACATGATCACCAGCGCCATCCTCGCCTATGCCGGCCTGAGCTGGCAGGACGTGCGCCGGGTTGATGCGGCCGGGACCAACGAGGCGATCGAGATGCTGATCAACGGCCACGCCGACGTTATGCCGATGTCTACCCGCACCCCGCTGATGGAGCGCATCGCCGCCAGTCCGCGTGGCATCAGCTGGCTGCACATGCCCAACGAAACCGAGACCGACAAGGCTGCCTGGGCTCGGGCGCAGCAGGTGATTCCTTACTACACCCCCCAGATCGAGACCCGTGGCGCCGGTGTGTCCGAGGCCAACCCCTGGCATGGTGGCGGTTACGCGCTGCCGATCCTGGTGACCAACGCCAGCCGCAACGCCAACGAAATCTACGCGCTGACCAAGTTTATCGATCAGCACTACGACCACTTCAAGGATCTGGCGCCGGGGGCCGAAGGCTGGGCGCTGGACCGTCAGGTGTTCGACTGGGTAATGCCCTACCACGAAGGCGCGGTGCGCTACTTCCGTGAAGCCGGGGTCTGGAGCGACGAATACGAAGCTCACAACCAGTCGCTGCTGCGCCGCCAGGAAATACTGATGGCCGCCTGGCAGGAGCAGTTGGCCGCTGGCGAGACCGAGAACTTCCAGATGAGCTGGATGCAGCGTCGGGCCAAGGCCCTGACCGAAGCCGGCTTTGATCCCGGTTTCCGCCGCTAA
- a CDS encoding electron transfer flavoprotein subunit alpha/FixB family protein — MSILVIAEHNNAALNAATLNTVAAAQAIGGDIHVLVAGQGCGAAAEAAAKVAGVSKVLVADNAAYAHQLPENLALLIAEVGKGYSHILAPASTNGKNYAPRVAALLDVDQISEIIAVESADTFKRPIYAGNAIATVQSSAAVKVITVRATGFDAVAAEGGSAAVEAVASATDAGISAFVGEELAKSDRPELAGAKIVISGGRGMQNGDNFEMLYKLADKLGAAVGASRAAVDAGFVPNDMQVGQTGKIVAPQLYVAVGISGAIQHLAGMKDSKVIVAINKDEEAPIFQVADYGLVADLFEAVPELEGKL; from the coding sequence ATGAGCATTCTGGTTATTGCCGAACACAACAACGCCGCACTGAACGCCGCGACCCTGAACACCGTGGCTGCTGCCCAGGCCATCGGTGGCGACATCCATGTGCTGGTAGCCGGTCAAGGCTGTGGCGCCGCGGCTGAAGCTGCGGCCAAGGTCGCCGGTGTGAGCAAGGTTTTGGTTGCTGACAACGCCGCCTACGCCCATCAGTTGCCGGAAAACCTGGCGCTGCTGATTGCCGAAGTCGGCAAGGGCTACAGCCACATCCTGGCTCCGGCCAGCACCAACGGCAAGAACTACGCCCCGCGCGTAGCCGCGCTGCTGGACGTCGATCAGATCTCCGAGATCATCGCGGTCGAAAGCGCCGACACCTTCAAGCGTCCGATCTACGCCGGTAATGCGATTGCCACCGTGCAGTCCAGCGCTGCGGTCAAGGTCATCACCGTCCGCGCCACCGGCTTTGACGCCGTGGCCGCCGAAGGTGGCAGCGCCGCCGTAGAAGCGGTTGCCAGCGCCACTGACGCCGGCATCTCGGCCTTCGTTGGTGAAGAGCTGGCCAAGTCTGACCGTCCCGAGCTGGCCGGTGCCAAGATCGTCATTTCTGGCGGCCGTGGCATGCAGAATGGCGACAACTTCGAAATGCTCTACAAGCTGGCCGACAAGCTCGGCGCGGCGGTAGGCGCCTCGCGTGCCGCAGTGGACGCCGGCTTCGTGCCGAACGACATGCAGGTTGGCCAGACCGGCAAGATCGTTGCTCCGCAGCTGTACGTGGCGGTCGGCATCAGCGGTGCGATCCAGCACCTGGCCGGTATGAAAGACTCCAAGGTGATCGTCGCGATCAACAAGGACGAAGAAGCCCCGATCTTCCAGGTTGCCGACTACGGTCTGGTAGCTGACCTGTTCGAGGCGGTACCGGAGCTGGAAGGCAAGCTGTAA
- a CDS encoding electron transfer flavoprotein subunit beta/FixA family protein, with amino-acid sequence MKILVAVKRVVDYNVKVRVKADNSGVDLANVKMSMNPFCEIAVEEAVRLKEKGVATEIVAVSVGPTAAQEQLRTALALGADRAVLVESADELNSLAIAKLLKAVVDKEQPQLVILGKQAIDSDNNQTGQMLAALSGYAQGTFASAVNVEGDRVKVTREIDGGLQTVDLKLPAIVTTDLRLNEPRYASLPNIMKAKKKPLETLKPEELGVSTASTVTTLKVEAPAARSAGIKVKSVDELIDKLKNEAKVI; translated from the coding sequence ATGAAAATCCTCGTCGCCGTTAAGCGCGTGGTCGACTACAACGTCAAGGTTCGCGTCAAGGCGGACAACAGCGGTGTCGATCTTGCCAACGTCAAGATGTCCATGAACCCCTTCTGCGAAATCGCCGTAGAAGAGGCCGTGCGCCTGAAAGAGAAGGGCGTGGCAACTGAAATCGTTGCCGTTTCCGTAGGCCCGACCGCCGCTCAGGAGCAACTGCGCACCGCGCTGGCTCTGGGTGCCGACCGCGCCGTGCTGGTTGAGTCTGCCGATGAGTTGAACTCGCTGGCCATCGCCAAGCTGCTCAAGGCCGTGGTTGACAAGGAACAGCCGCAACTGGTCATCCTTGGCAAGCAGGCCATCGATTCCGACAACAACCAGACTGGCCAGATGCTCGCAGCCCTGTCCGGCTACGCCCAGGGCACCTTCGCCTCGGCGGTCAATGTCGAAGGCGACCGGGTCAAGGTCACCCGCGAGATCGATGGCGGTCTGCAGACCGTTGATCTGAAACTGCCGGCCATCGTCACCACCGACCTGCGCCTGAACGAGCCGCGTTACGCTTCGCTGCCGAACATCATGAAGGCCAAGAAGAAGCCGCTGGAAACCCTCAAGCCGGAAGAGCTGGGTGTCAGCACCGCCTCGACCGTGACCACCCTGAAGGTTGAAGCCCCGGCTGCCCGCAGCGCCGGCATCAAGGTCAAGAGCGTCGACGAACTGATCGACAAACTCAAGAACGAAGCCAAGGTGATCTGA
- a CDS encoding acyl-CoA dehydrogenase family protein → MDFKLTEEQQMLQETAERLVRDVYDFESRNKFSQSEAGFSTAFWQQLGELGLTAIPFSEELGGFGGSGVETMLIMEQLGKGICLEPYMESVILAGGLISQLGNDTQKEELLGAIATGELQAAVALDELNSHYDLANVTTTATQQGGDWVLSGRKGVVIGGQTAGKILVSARTAGDVRDQQGISLFVIDPSAAGVSRRVYATVDGRKACELTLDNVKGELLGAAGEAFDAIRYQSGRAIAALCAEAVGAMRTACDLTLDYLKTRKQFGVPIGKFQVLQHRMVDMVSELERATSMAILAACLADDEDSAERSAKLAAAKFIVNRAARYVAEQCIQLHGGIAMTWEYNGAHYAKRLVMISHQFGDDDHHLEAYASQIDAA, encoded by the coding sequence GTGGATTTCAAATTGACCGAAGAACAACAGATGCTGCAGGAAACTGCCGAGCGCCTGGTTCGTGACGTATACGACTTCGAAAGCCGGAACAAATTCAGCCAAAGCGAAGCCGGTTTCAGCACCGCCTTCTGGCAGCAGCTCGGCGAGCTGGGCCTGACCGCCATTCCCTTCTCCGAGGAGTTGGGTGGCTTTGGTGGCAGCGGCGTGGAAACCATGCTGATCATGGAACAGCTGGGCAAGGGTATCTGCCTGGAGCCTTACATGGAGTCGGTGATCCTGGCCGGCGGCCTGATCAGCCAACTGGGCAACGACACCCAGAAGGAAGAGCTGCTCGGCGCCATCGCCACTGGCGAGCTGCAGGCTGCCGTAGCCCTGGATGAGCTGAACAGCCACTACGATCTGGCCAACGTCACCACCACCGCCACCCAACAGGGCGGCGACTGGGTGTTGAGCGGCCGCAAGGGCGTGGTGATTGGCGGCCAAACCGCTGGCAAAATCCTGGTCTCGGCCCGCACCGCCGGTGACGTGCGCGATCAGCAAGGCATCAGCCTGTTCGTTATCGACCCCAGCGCTGCCGGCGTCAGCCGCCGCGTCTACGCTACCGTCGATGGCCGCAAGGCTTGCGAGCTGACCCTCGACAACGTCAAGGGTGAACTGCTCGGCGCCGCTGGTGAAGCCTTTGACGCCATCCGCTACCAGAGCGGCCGCGCCATCGCCGCGCTGTGTGCCGAGGCCGTAGGTGCCATGCGCACAGCCTGCGATCTGACCCTGGACTACCTCAAGACCCGCAAGCAGTTCGGCGTGCCGATCGGCAAGTTCCAGGTCCTGCAGCACCGCATGGTCGACATGGTCAGCGAGCTGGAGCGTGCCACCTCGATGGCCATCCTCGCTGCCTGTCTGGCCGATGACGAAGACAGCGCCGAGCGCAGCGCCAAGCTGGCCGCCGCCAAGTTCATCGTCAACCGCGCCGCGCGTTATGTTGCCGAACAGTGCATCCAGTTGCATGGCGGTATCGCCATGACCTGGGAGTACAACGGCGCCCACTACGCCAAGCGCCTGGTGATGATCAGCCACCAGTTCGGTGATGATGACCACCACCTGGAAGCCTACGCCAGTCAGATCGACGCAGCGTAA